In Brachypodium distachyon strain Bd21 chromosome 2, Brachypodium_distachyon_v3.0, whole genome shotgun sequence, one genomic interval encodes:
- the LOC100828493 gene encoding E3 ubiquitin-protein ligase BRE1-like 2 isoform X3, with product MDESQMKVDSNVIVALQNHNDHLKEVVANVHEAISIVNGKHKKYLDEIEALKNSYPKELEKIKRLSGLQVGWAGPARIATVRLLGMFISVRIRWDAIPQGYVGLAFSAHLYCIIPSTHISIFSDRICTGELEKTMEDLEESRPKLVVLQLQRHGGSLMNISGPNATNGATLTAKSSDKSMGWPDLKDAVDEAKTLATNRLFELHETQEDNLILSRQLEDLQGQLKDDNYIFTSKPYTILSDQLRHLNTEIERYRGLVEVLQNDKNQFMQREKEMCAKGESVDSIRQSITTHEARIEELEHQILKSIAEKNEIEIKVEETLQDSGKKDFKDEIHVMAAALSKEMEMMENQLNRSKDAASEAHALREEAKSLRTLLVKKTDEQKEISDRYNTQVIEIKSLKALIETLDQEKQELEFIVDMYAKESSDSRTIADIKESESRAHKQAEYLRTSLEEHSLELRVKAANEAETACQRRLSIAEAELEELRTKVDACERDVLELNEAIRIKEAEGDAYISEIETIGQAYEDMQTQNQHLLQQVADRDDFNIKLVSDSVKTKQASASLLSEKHLLQKQLLQVNSSLESYEQKVARGEEQMKAYVEQAVRTSSENRHHVINIERTMLEVSDAEKELKWLRSSIGSSEKEYELNQKRIAELRMELERERSERMKLEEEYEEVKNEVMELTSENEETTIQKLQDEIKECKAILKCGVCFDRPKEVVITKCFHLFCSPCIQRNLELRHRKCPGCGTPFGQNDVREVKI from the exons TGCCCTTCAAAACCATAACGATCACTTAAAGGAGGTGGTCGCTAATGTCCATGAAGCTATTTCTATCGTCAATGGGAAGCACAAAAAGTATCTGGATGAGATCGAGGCTTTGAAGAACAGCTACCCAAAAGAACTAGAGAAAATCAAGCGTCTTTCAG GGTTGCAAGTGGGATGGGCTGGTCCCGCCCGCATTGCTACTGTGAGGTTATTGGGGATGTTTATTTCTGTCCGCATCCGGTGGGATGCGATCCCGCAGGGATATGTCGGCTTGGCTTTCTCAGCCCACTTATACTGCATAATCCCGTCAACACATATATCAATATTTTCAGATAGAATATGCACAG GCGAGCTGGAGAAAACCATGGAAGATCTCGAGGAAAGTCGACCGAAGTTGGTTGTTCTCCAGTTGCAGAGGCATGGAGGTTCACTAATGAACATATCTGGCCCTAATGCCACGAATGGTGCTACTTTGACAGCTAAATCTTCAGACAAAAGCATGGGCTGGCCAGACCTCAAAGATGCTGTTGATGAGGCTAAG ACCCTTGCAACGAACCGTCTATTTGAACTGCATGAGACTCAAGAGGATAATCTAATACTGTCTAGGCAGTTAGAAGATCTTCAG GGTCAATTAAAAGACGATAACTACATTTTCACATCAAAACCATATACAATTCTTAGTGACCAGTTACGTCATCTGAATACTGAAATAGAACGATACAGGGGATTAGTGGAAGTATTACAG AACGACAAGAACCAGTTTATGCAAAGGGAGAAAGAAATGTGTGCGAAAGGAGAATCTGTCGACAGTATTAGACAATCTATTACCACTCATGAGGCCAGAATTGAAGAACTGGAACATCAGATTCTGAAATCAATAGCTGAAAAGAATGAGATTGAGATCAAGGTTGAGGAAACCTTGCAAGATTCAG GTAAAAAAGACTTCAAGGATGAGATTCATGTCATGGCTGCAGCACTCTCCAAAGAGATGGAAATGATGGAGAACCAATTGAATAGATCAAAGGATGCAGCTTCTGAAGCACATGCATTACGTGAGGAAGCTAAATCTTTAAGAACTTTGTTAGTTAAAAAG ACCGATGAACAGAAGGAGATATCTGATAGATACAACACACAAGTCATTGAGATCAAGTCCCTCAAAGCATTG ATTGAGACACTGGACCAGGAAAAACAGGAGTTGGAATTTATCGTGGATATGTATGCGAAAGAATCTTCTGACTCGAG GACAATTGCAGATATCAAGGAATCAGAAAGCCGAGCTCACAAGCAGGCTGAATACTTGAGAACTAGTCTAGAGGAGCATAGTCTCGAGCTTCGTGTAAAAGCAGCAAATGAAGCTGAAACTGCATGCCAGCGAAGGCTTTCAATTGCTGAAGCAGAACTAGAAGAGTTGAGGACCAAGGTAGATGCATGTGAAAG AGATGTTCTGGAACTGAACGAGGCAATAAGAATTAAAGAAGCTGAAGGAGATGCTTATATTTCTGAAATTGAG ACAATTGGTCAAGCATATGAAGACATGCAAACACAAAACCAACATCTTCTTCAACAGGTTGCTGATAGAGATGATTTTAACATCAAG TTGGTGTCAGACAGTGTGAAAACAAAGCAAGCCTCTGCATCTCTTCTCTCTGAAAAGCATTTGTTACAGAAGCAACTCCTTCAAGTTAACAGCTCTCTGGAGTCTTATGAGCAAAAAGTTGCCCGTGGTGAAGAGCAG ATGAAGGCCTATGTTGAACAAGCCGTAAGAACTTCTTCAGAGAACAGGCATCATGTAATTAACATTGAAAGGACTATGCTGGAGGTATCCGATgcagagaaggagctcaaGTGGCTTCGGTCTAGTATTGGATCCTCTGAGAAAGAATATGAGCTAAATCAGAAGAGGATAGCTGAGCTAAGAATGGAGCTAGAGCGTGAGAG AAGCGAGAGGATGAAACTTGAGGAAGAATACGAAGAGGTTAAAAATGAAGTCATGGAGCTGACCTCTGAGAACGAAGAGACTACCATTCAGAAACTCCAGGACGAAATAAAAGAATGCAAGGCTATTCTCAAGTGTGGCGTGTGCTTTGACCGGCCGAAAGAG GTTGTGATCACCAAATGCTTCCACCTATTCTGCTCGCCATGTATCCAGAGGAACCTTGAGCTACGGCACAGGAAATGCCCAGGCTGTGGCACCCCATTTGGACAAAATGACGTGCGGGAGGTGAAGATCTGA
- the LOC100828493 gene encoding E3 ubiquitin-protein ligase BRE1-like 2 isoform X4 — protein sequence MTLAVTSQFQIAIANLGASRSSPRRRQYLTCELEKTMEDLEESRPKLVVLQLQRHGGSLMNISGPNATNGATLTAKSSDKSMGWPDLKDAVDEAKTLATNRLFELHETQEDNLILSRQLEDLQGQLKDDNYIFTSKPYTILSDQLRHLNTEIERYRGLVEVLQNDKNQFMQREKEMCAKGESVDSIRQSITTHEARIEELEHQILKSIAEKNEIEIKVEETLQDSGKKDFKDEIHVMAAALSKEMEMMENQLNRSKDAASEAHALREEAKSLRTLLVKKTDEQKEISDRYNTQVIEIKSLKALIETLDQEKQELEFIVDMYAKESSDSRTIADIKESESRAHKQAEYLRTSLEEHSLELRVKAANEAETACQRRLSIAEAELEELRTKVDACERDVLELNEAIRIKEAEGDAYISEIETIGQAYEDMQTQNQHLLQQVADRDDFNIKLVSDSVKTKQASASLLSEKHLLQKQLLQVNSSLESYEQKVARGEEQMKAYVEQAVRTSSENRHHVINIERTMLEVSDAEKELKWLRSSIGSSEKEYELNQKRIAELRMELERERSERMKLEEEYEEVKNEVMELTSENEETTIQKLQDEIKECKAILKCGVCFDRPKEVVITKCFHLFCSPCIQRNLELRHRKCPGCGTPFGQNDVREVKI from the exons ATGACTCTTGCCGTCACCTCCCAGTTTCAGATCGCGATCGCGAACCTCGGCGCATCGCGAAGCTctccgcgccggcggcagtACCTCACCT GCGAGCTGGAGAAAACCATGGAAGATCTCGAGGAAAGTCGACCGAAGTTGGTTGTTCTCCAGTTGCAGAGGCATGGAGGTTCACTAATGAACATATCTGGCCCTAATGCCACGAATGGTGCTACTTTGACAGCTAAATCTTCAGACAAAAGCATGGGCTGGCCAGACCTCAAAGATGCTGTTGATGAGGCTAAG ACCCTTGCAACGAACCGTCTATTTGAACTGCATGAGACTCAAGAGGATAATCTAATACTGTCTAGGCAGTTAGAAGATCTTCAG GGTCAATTAAAAGACGATAACTACATTTTCACATCAAAACCATATACAATTCTTAGTGACCAGTTACGTCATCTGAATACTGAAATAGAACGATACAGGGGATTAGTGGAAGTATTACAG AACGACAAGAACCAGTTTATGCAAAGGGAGAAAGAAATGTGTGCGAAAGGAGAATCTGTCGACAGTATTAGACAATCTATTACCACTCATGAGGCCAGAATTGAAGAACTGGAACATCAGATTCTGAAATCAATAGCTGAAAAGAATGAGATTGAGATCAAGGTTGAGGAAACCTTGCAAGATTCAG GTAAAAAAGACTTCAAGGATGAGATTCATGTCATGGCTGCAGCACTCTCCAAAGAGATGGAAATGATGGAGAACCAATTGAATAGATCAAAGGATGCAGCTTCTGAAGCACATGCATTACGTGAGGAAGCTAAATCTTTAAGAACTTTGTTAGTTAAAAAG ACCGATGAACAGAAGGAGATATCTGATAGATACAACACACAAGTCATTGAGATCAAGTCCCTCAAAGCATTG ATTGAGACACTGGACCAGGAAAAACAGGAGTTGGAATTTATCGTGGATATGTATGCGAAAGAATCTTCTGACTCGAG GACAATTGCAGATATCAAGGAATCAGAAAGCCGAGCTCACAAGCAGGCTGAATACTTGAGAACTAGTCTAGAGGAGCATAGTCTCGAGCTTCGTGTAAAAGCAGCAAATGAAGCTGAAACTGCATGCCAGCGAAGGCTTTCAATTGCTGAAGCAGAACTAGAAGAGTTGAGGACCAAGGTAGATGCATGTGAAAG AGATGTTCTGGAACTGAACGAGGCAATAAGAATTAAAGAAGCTGAAGGAGATGCTTATATTTCTGAAATTGAG ACAATTGGTCAAGCATATGAAGACATGCAAACACAAAACCAACATCTTCTTCAACAGGTTGCTGATAGAGATGATTTTAACATCAAG TTGGTGTCAGACAGTGTGAAAACAAAGCAAGCCTCTGCATCTCTTCTCTCTGAAAAGCATTTGTTACAGAAGCAACTCCTTCAAGTTAACAGCTCTCTGGAGTCTTATGAGCAAAAAGTTGCCCGTGGTGAAGAGCAG ATGAAGGCCTATGTTGAACAAGCCGTAAGAACTTCTTCAGAGAACAGGCATCATGTAATTAACATTGAAAGGACTATGCTGGAGGTATCCGATgcagagaaggagctcaaGTGGCTTCGGTCTAGTATTGGATCCTCTGAGAAAGAATATGAGCTAAATCAGAAGAGGATAGCTGAGCTAAGAATGGAGCTAGAGCGTGAGAG AAGCGAGAGGATGAAACTTGAGGAAGAATACGAAGAGGTTAAAAATGAAGTCATGGAGCTGACCTCTGAGAACGAAGAGACTACCATTCAGAAACTCCAGGACGAAATAAAAGAATGCAAGGCTATTCTCAAGTGTGGCGTGTGCTTTGACCGGCCGAAAGAG GTTGTGATCACCAAATGCTTCCACCTATTCTGCTCGCCATGTATCCAGAGGAACCTTGAGCTACGGCACAGGAAATGCCCAGGCTGTGGCACCCCATTTGGACAAAATGACGTGCGGGAGGTGAAGATCTGA